From Candidatus Bathyarchaeota archaeon, one genomic window encodes:
- a CDS encoding universal stress protein: MYKKILVPVDGSDSSFRALQEAFKLAKNLDSEVTLINVYSAGSSVIMSSTQEILRDLALKEAHSALNRAKEAAKAEGVAVKELLLEGDTVDQIVKTAQDGSFDLIVMGARGLNPVAELVLGSTSHGVIKKAPCPVLITR; encoded by the coding sequence GTGTACAAGAAAATTTTGGTTCCAGTGGATGGTTCTGATTCTTCATTTAGGGCTCTGCAGGAAGCGTTTAAACTGGCAAAAAACCTGGACTCCGAAGTTACGCTCATTAATGTCTACTCTGCGGGAAGCTCTGTGATTATGAGTTCCACGCAGGAGATTCTGCGAGATTTAGCCCTAAAAGAAGCTCACTCAGCGTTGAACCGCGCCAAAGAAGCAGCGAAAGCCGAGGGCGTTGCGGTTAAGGAGTTGCTGCTTGAGGGGGATACAGTCGACCAAATCGTAAAGACTGCTCAAGATGGAAGTTTTGACTTGATTGTTATGGGTGCAAGGGGATTAAACCCTGTGGCTGAGTTGGTTTTAGGCAGCACAAGTCATGGTGTGATAAAAAAGGCGCCGTGTCCAGTGTTAATTACTCGGTAA